The nucleotide window CAGAAAAGAGGAAGCAAACAAACAAAATGCATCATATAATACGAGACGACTTTGTGCTCACTAGTTCACCACTCTGCAGTAGCTGCGTATCTCGCCTTGGTCACCGGTGAGGACACCAATTTTGCCCATCTTCACCATGGCTTCTGCGAACTTCTGCTTGAAGAGCACAGAACTGCCTGCGAACTGCCTCACCGTTCCCGCGGTAGCAGGCGTGGACATGAGGGTCTGGTCGGAGGTGAAGAGGCCGCGGTTATCGAGgaggttgctgtagtagctggtgTCGAACGTGAGAGGGCTGGGTGGATCCatgtccacctcgttgttgctccCCGGAGGGCATTCCTTCTTCAGCTGGTCGGCATACTTGGGGTTCAAGGTTGGGTCGGTGCTCGCCTTCCGGCTGAAGTTGTACAGCCTGTTGGAGAATGTAGGACAGTGCGCTACGCCGATGGTATGTGCTCCTGCATACGACGTTGCAATCTCCTCAGGATGCATGGCTTTTGCTTGCCTCGACCACAAATAGGGACTTAATATTGCTTCTGATTTATTACCTGAGAGTGTGATCATCTCATCCTGGCTCATCTCTTTCAAGGCAAATGACTCAGTGAGTTGTTTGAGGTTAAACGTCGGAGGAGGGAGATCGATGGTGTCGCTTGATCTGGAGATCATTCCATCTCTTCTGCCTGCTGGGACCGGGTAGGATGTTCCTCCGTACTGCACGCTTGACACCGTTTCAATTCCAAGTTACACGACTTTCACGAAATTCTGCATGAACTATTAAGTTTCACGTTGAAGAACAGTAAGGTAAGCTATGAGTCAAAGAAGGCAACGTCTTGGACTTAGGTTTGTCTTTTCCTTATCATCGGAAGAGTTTTAGAGTCGAAGAACGTTACATGTGCAACACTGTCTCTGGCGGCGAATGCAAGAATGTCTGCACATGAGACTATCCCTTCGCAGACTTTCTCTAACTTTTTCTTGGCCTTGTCGATAACTTGAAATGCTTCATCTTCAAGGGTTTGGTTGGGGATCGCATCCTTCTCCGCGGTATTTTTCTTGGTCGAATCAAGAAGAATCGAACCATCACAACCCTGATATGATCACAGAGACAAATCGCATTTACTTAATCCCCATCCAATGTACTGAACTTAAGACTTATAAGAATTTGCATAGTTAACAATCTGATGCAGATAACCAAAGTAATAGCAGATGATCAAGGTGTCAAGCAGCTAACTAACCCTCACGAAACAGTCATGGAAGTGCATCCTGAGAAGGTCAGCGCCAATGCCAGCATCGGCCTTGAGAGCCTTTTCAAGCTCCTTCTTGACAATCACTTCAGCTTTAGGGCAGCTATAGGAGTAGAACCCAACTCTGAGATGGGCTTCTGTCCCGATTGCTCTCAAGCATAGGGCCACAACGATAGCTAGCAACATCTCTCCTCTTCTGAAAGCCATCTCCCTCGCTGTCTTAATCAGCTCAGATGTGTGCTTCGCTGCAGCAAGGTCTTCCATGGCATCCCTATTTATAGCCAGGGGAAGCAAGAGAAACCAGTTGATCCCCATGCAAGGCTGGGAGGGATATCTGCTGCAAAAGACTACTGCACCGCCACCACCATACGAATGGTAAACGAATCACTGACTGACAAGTGTCTGAGCACAACGTGGGCCCGTGTTTAGGAACGAGACTTATGTGTGAGGCGCTCGATTGCTGTCTTGTTCTTAGCTTCTTTTCCAAGGAAAGATCATGTGCACCTTCGACGTGCAGGCTTGTTGCGAAGGAAGAATATAATTCATATGATCTTACGTTCCAACTTTTAGACAGCCAA belongs to Musa acuminata AAA Group cultivar baxijiao chromosome BXJ1-11, Cavendish_Baxijiao_AAA, whole genome shotgun sequence and includes:
- the LOC103974655 gene encoding peroxidase 5: MAFRRGEMLLAIVVALCLRAIGTEAHLRVGFYSYSCPKAEVIVKKELEKALKADAGIGADLLRMHFHDCFVRGCDGSILLDSTKKNTAEKDAIPNQTLEDEAFQVIDKAKKKLEKVCEGIVSCADILAFAARDSVAHYGGTSYPVPAGRRDGMISRSSDTIDLPPPTFNLKQLTESFALKEMSQDEMITLSGAHTIGVAHCPTFSNRLYNFSRKASTDPTLNPKYADQLKKECPPGSNNEVDMDPPSPLTFDTSYYSNLLDNRGLFTSDQTLMSTPATAGTVRQFAGSSVLFKQKFAEAMVKMGKIGVLTGDQGEIRSYCRVVN